A part of Reinekea thalattae genomic DNA contains:
- the nagB gene encoding glucosamine-6-phosphate deaminase: MRIVILPTPSHVAEYAADRVLDVVNGYKNPVLGLATGSTPVELYKVLVTRYQAELVSFEHVKSFNLDEYIGIDGRHQQSYRYFMNAHLFDHIDINMANTHVPLADGLDAKELALSAQLYENNIKVAGGIDLQILGVGINGHIGFNEPTSSFASRTRIKTLSQSTVEANQRFFEADEFQPKLAMTMGIATILESRSILLMATGEQKAKAVKHMIEGPISSMWPGSILQQHAATTVVLDEAAASELALKDYYLWCEKERQSLQQGSFI, encoded by the coding sequence ATGCGAATTGTCATATTACCCACCCCCAGTCATGTCGCAGAGTATGCGGCAGATCGAGTACTTGATGTCGTCAATGGTTATAAAAATCCGGTTCTTGGCTTAGCCACTGGCTCGACACCGGTTGAGCTTTATAAGGTGTTAGTCACTCGTTATCAGGCAGAGTTGGTGTCTTTTGAGCATGTAAAAAGTTTTAACCTTGATGAATACATTGGAATAGATGGCCGCCATCAGCAAAGTTATCGCTATTTTATGAATGCTCACTTATTCGACCATATTGATATAAATATGGCGAATACCCACGTCCCACTGGCCGATGGCTTGGATGCCAAGGAGTTAGCGCTCAGTGCTCAGCTGTATGAAAATAACATCAAAGTCGCAGGAGGGATCGACCTGCAGATTTTGGGCGTTGGTATTAATGGACATATAGGTTTTAACGAACCGACATCCAGTTTTGCCTCTCGTACGCGCATCAAAACATTATCCCAGTCTACGGTAGAGGCCAATCAGCGCTTTTTTGAAGCGGATGAATTTCAACCTAAATTAGCGATGACCATGGGTATTGCTACCATATTAGAAAGCCGATCCATTTTATTGATGGCAACAGGTGAGCAAAAAGCGAAAGCGGTGAAGCATATGATTGAAGGCCCTATCAGCTCTATGTGGCCTGGTTCTATTCTTCAGCAGCATGCGGCTACCACGGTTGTTCTTGATGAAGCTGCAGCCAGTGAGTTGGCGTTAAAAGACTATTATTTATGGTGTGAAAAAGAGCGTCAGTCACTTCAGCAAGGATCTTTTATATGA